A stretch of the Proteus sp. ZN5 genome encodes the following:
- the hisIE gene encoding bifunctional phosphoribosyl-AMP cyclohydrolase/phosphoribosyl-ATP diphosphatase HisIE yields the protein MMNNETLAQLDWEKVDNLMPVVIQNAISGDVLMLGYMNKEALNVTLESGNVTFYSRTKQRLWTKGETSGNFLKLVNIYPDCDNDTLLILANPIGPTCHNGTESCFAPAQSQWGFLYELENLLRDRKNASPDSSYTARLYASGTKRIAQKVGEEGVETALAATVNDREELKNEASDLLYHLMVLLQDQSLSLSDVIGCLQERHKKAE from the coding sequence ATAATGAATAATGAAACATTAGCGCAATTAGATTGGGAAAAAGTCGATAACCTCATGCCTGTGGTTATCCAAAATGCCATTTCAGGCGATGTATTAATGCTAGGTTATATGAATAAAGAAGCATTAAACGTCACTCTAGAAAGTGGAAATGTTACCTTCTATTCACGTACTAAACAGCGTTTATGGACAAAAGGTGAAACCTCTGGCAACTTCCTAAAATTAGTCAATATTTATCCTGACTGTGATAACGATACTTTACTTATTTTAGCTAACCCTATCGGCCCTACTTGCCATAACGGCACTGAAAGTTGTTTTGCTCCAGCACAAAGTCAATGGGGATTTCTCTATGAACTTGAGAATTTATTACGTGACCGCAAAAATGCCTCACCAGATAGCTCTTATACTGCCCGCCTTTATGCCAGTGGTACAAAACGTATAGCCCAAAAAGTGGGAGAAGAAGGTGTAGAAACCGCGTTAGCTGCCACTGTTAATGACCGAGAAGAGCTAAAGAATGAAGCCTCAGACTTGCTCTATCACTTAATGGTGCTATTGCAAGACCAATCATTATCACTCTCTGATGTAATAGGTTGCCTTCAAGAGCGCCATAAAAAAGCAGAATGA
- the yiaY gene encoding L-threonine dehydrogenase, with translation MAVSTFYIPSVNKIGAGCLADAVSSMKDFGFHKALIVTDSILNQLGVVDKVSKLLTEAGISSVTYDGTAPNPTVENVEAGLALLKENQCDCVISLGGGSPHDCAKGIALVASNGGKIADYEGVDRSEKPQLPLISINTTAGTASEMTRFCIITDTARHIKMAIVDKNVTPLLSVNDSELMIGMPKGLTAATGMDALTHAVEAYVSIAANPITDACALKAVTMISESLRKVVDNGGDAQARENMAYAQFLAGMAFNNASLGYVHAMAHQLGGFYNLPHGVCNAVLLPHVQAYNIQAAAGRLKDIAQAMGVDVSAMSDEQGAKACIEEIRKMAKDVGIPAGLKELGVKEEDFKTLAENALKDACAITNPVQGSESDVIELFRQAM, from the coding sequence ATGGCAGTTTCAACATTCTATATCCCTTCTGTAAATAAAATTGGTGCTGGTTGCCTTGCTGATGCTGTAAGTTCAATGAAAGACTTCGGTTTTCATAAAGCGTTGATCGTCACTGATAGCATTTTAAATCAACTGGGTGTTGTTGATAAAGTCAGTAAGTTACTGACAGAAGCTGGTATTTCTAGCGTAACTTATGATGGAACTGCACCAAACCCTACTGTTGAAAACGTAGAAGCGGGTTTAGCTCTGCTGAAAGAAAATCAATGTGACTGTGTAATTTCTTTAGGTGGTGGTTCTCCACATGACTGTGCAAAGGGCATCGCGTTAGTCGCTTCTAATGGTGGAAAGATTGCGGATTATGAAGGTGTTGACCGCTCTGAAAAACCTCAATTACCACTTATTTCTATTAATACCACAGCAGGTACAGCATCAGAAATGACACGTTTTTGTATCATCACAGATACCGCGCGTCATATCAAAATGGCTATCGTTGATAAAAACGTTACGCCTCTGTTATCTGTAAATGATTCAGAATTAATGATTGGTATGCCAAAAGGTTTAACCGCTGCAACAGGTATGGATGCATTAACCCATGCGGTTGAAGCGTATGTTTCAATTGCTGCAAATCCAATCACAGATGCATGTGCATTAAAAGCAGTTACTATGATCAGCGAGTCTTTACGTAAAGTTGTTGATAATGGTGGTGATGCACAAGCGCGTGAAAACATGGCTTACGCTCAGTTCTTAGCAGGTATGGCATTTAATAACGCTTCTTTAGGTTATGTACATGCTATGGCTCACCAATTAGGTGGTTTCTATAACTTACCTCATGGTGTGTGTAATGCGGTTTTATTACCACATGTTCAAGCTTATAACATTCAAGCAGCAGCGGGTCGTTTAAAAGATATCGCACAAGCAATGGGTGTTGATGTTTCTGCAATGAGCGATGAGCAAGGTGCTAAAGCGTGTATCGAAGAAATTCGTAAGATGGCTAAAGATGTAGGTATTCCTGCAGGCCTGAAAGAATTAGGCGTGAAAGAAGAAGACTTCAAAACATTAGCTGAAAATGCGCTGAAAGATGCTTGTGCAATCACTAACCCAGTTCAGGGTTCTGAAAGTGATGTTATCGAGTTATTCCGCCAAGCGATGTAA